From the Erythrolamprus reginae isolate rEryReg1 chromosome Z, rEryReg1.hap1, whole genome shotgun sequence genome, one window contains:
- the PRPF31 gene encoding U4/U6 small nuclear ribonucleoprotein Prp31 → MSLADELLADLEEAAEEEDGSFADEEDEFPIEDVHEEMQLDLATDSVKSIAKLWDSKMFAEIMLKIEEYISKQPKASEVLGPVEAAPEYRVIVDANNLTVEIENELNIIHKFIRDKYSKRFPELESLVPNALDYIRTVKELGNSLDKCKNNENLQQILTNATIMVVSVTASTTQGQQLTEEELERIEEACDMALELNQSKHRIYEYVESRMSFIAPNLSIIVGASTAAKIMGIAGGLTNLSKMPACNIMLLGAQRKTLSGFSSTSVLPHTGYIYHSDIVQSLPPDLRRKAARLVAAKCTLAARVDSFHESAEGKVGYDLKEEIERKFDKWQEPPPVKQVKPLPAPLDGQRKKRGGRRYRKMKERLGLTEIRKQANRMSFGEIEEDAYQEDLGFSLGHLGKAGSGRIRQTQVNDATKARISKTLQRTLQKQSMVYGGKSTIRDRSSGTASSVAFTPLQGLEIVNPQAAEKKVTEANQKYFSSMAEFLKVKSEKSGIMSTS, encoded by the exons ATGTCTTTAGCAGATGAGCTTTTGGCTGACCTTGAAGAGGCAGCAGAGGAAGAAGATGGAAGTTTTGCAGATGAAGAGGACGAGTTTCCCATTGAAGATGTCCATGAAGAGATGCAACTGGATCTTGCAACTGATTCGGTCAAGAGTATTGCCAAGTTGTGGGATAGCAAAATG TTTGCCGAAATTATGTTGAAGATTGAAGAGTACATCAGCAAGCAGCCAAAAGCATCTGAAG TTCTAGGTCCAGTAGAGGCTGCTCCTGAATACAGAGTTATTGTGGATGCCAACAACCTCACCGTAGAGATTGAGAATGAACTGA ATATTATACACAAGTTTATCCGAGACAAATACTCCAAGCGATTTCCAGAATTAGAGTCCCTTGTTCCCAATGCTTTGGACTACATCCGGACTGTTAAG GAGCTGGGAAATAGTTTGGACAAATGCAAAAACAATGAAAACCTTCAGCAGATCCTTACCAATGCCACAATCATGGTGGTCAGTGTCACTGCATCTACTACTCAAGG GCAACAGTTGACCGAGGAAGAACTGGAACGCATCGAGGAGGCCTGTGACATGGCCCTAGAGCTGAATCAGTCGAAGCATCGCATCTATGAATATGTGGAGTCCAGAATGTCCTTCATTGCCCCAAACTTGTCCATCATTGTTGGGGCCTCAACTGCTGCCAAGATCATGG GCATTGCTGGTGGACTCACCAACCTTTCTAAGATGCCAGCTTGTAACATCATGCTCCTGGGAGCCCAGCGGAAGACTCTCTCAGGCTTTTCCAGCACTTCTGTATTGCCTCACACTGGTTACATCTACCACAGTGACATTGTACAGTCATTGCCTCCG GATCTGCGGAGGAAAGCGGCACGTTTGGTGGCAGCAAAATGCACCCTAGCAGCTCGTGTGGACAGCTTCCATGAGAGTGCTGAAGGGAAG GTTGGATATGACCTGAAGGAAGAGATTGAGAGGAAGTTTGATAAATGGCAGGAGCCACCTCCAGTGAAGCAAGTGAAGCCACTGCCAGCCCCTCTGGACGGACAGAGGAAGAAACGAGGAGGCCGCAG gTATCGTAAGATGAAAGAACGCCTTGGCTTAACAGAAATCCGGAAGCAAGCAAACCGGATGAGCTTTGGAGAG ATTGAAGAAGATGCCTACCAAGAAGACCTTGGTTTCAGTCTTGGCCACTTAGGCAAAGCAGGCAGTGGCCGTATCCGGCAGACACAAGTCAACGATGCCACGAAGGCCCGCATCTCAAAAACGCTGCAG CGCACACTCCAGAAACAAAGCATGGTATACGGGGGGAAGTCAACCATCCGGGACCGTTCCTCTGGCACAGCTTCCAGTGTGGCGTTCACTCCATTGCAG GGGCTGGAGATTGTGAATCCACAGGCAGCTGAGAAGAAGGTCACTGAAGCCAACCAGAAGTACTTTTCCAGCATGGCAGAATTCTTAAAAGTGAAGAGTGAGAAGAGTGGTATCATGTCCACTTCATAG